The DNA sequence ctctccctccccatAATCCCCAGTCCTCCTCACAATGCCTTCTCATCTCTCCCTCCttctcctctctctcttctccttCTACTTTCTCTCCACACTCTCGCTCAACCCGGAAGTCGATTACTTGTACCAAATCAAACTCACTTTCGACGACCCAGACAACGTGTTAGCCTCTTGGACTGCAAATGACACCTCGCCGTGTCACTGGTATGGGGTTTCTTGTGACCCCATTACTAAATTGGTCACTTCACTCGACCTCTCCGACTCTAATTTGTTCGGAGAGTTTCCAATGCTGGCGTGCAAATTGCCTCACTTGAAGTCCATTTCGCTGTACAATAACTCTATCAACTCCACTCTTTCGGAGCAGGTGGGGAGTTGTGGgtctttagagtacttgaatTTGGCGCAGAATTTGTTGACGGGGATGCTCCCCGCAGGTTTGTCGCGGATTGGGGGGCTCAAGGTGCTTGATTTGTCGGGTAATAATTTTTCCGGCGACATTCCGGCGAGTTTCGGGGAGTTTCGGAGCTTGGAGGCGATTTCGTTGGTGGAAAATTTGTTGAACGGCGTCGTTCCGGGGTTTTTGGGGAATATTTGGAGTTTGAAGCAGTTGAATTTGTCGTATAACCCGTTTTTACCGGGTCGGATCCCGCCGGAGTTCGGTAACTTGACGAACTTGGAGGTGTTGTGGTTGACTGGGTGTAATTTGATGGGTGAGATTCCTGACTCGCTGGGTCGACTCAGTAATTTAATTGATCTTGATTTGGCGATTAATAATTTAAGAGGCGCTGTTCCGAGTTCACTCACTGAGTTGACTCGGGTTGTTCAGATTGAGCTTTATAACAACTCTTTATCCGGTGAGTTACCGAGGTTTGGATGGGGGAATATGAAGGCGTTGAGGTTACTCGACGCTTCGATGAATGAGTTGACTGGGACGATTCCTGATGAGCTTTGTGAGTTGCCCCTCGAGTCTTTGAATTTGTATGAGAATGATTTGCAAGGCAGCGTGCCTGTAGGCATTGCGAAATCAGTTAATTTGTATGAATTGAGGTTGTTTGGGAACCGGTTTACGGGTGAATTGCCAAGAGATCTTGGCAAGAATTCACCAATGCTGTGGATGGATGTGTCAAATAATGAGTTTTCGGGGGAGCTTCCGGGGAGTTTGTGTGAAAAAGGCGTGTTTGAGGAGCTTTTAGTGATTTCTAATAAGTTTTCGGGGGAGATTCCGGTGGGGTTGGCGAAATGTAGGAGCTTGACTCGAGTTAGGCTTGGTTATAATAGGTTTTCCGGGGAAGTTCCGGAGGGATTTTGGGGATTACCTCATGTTTATTTTCTTGAGCTTGCGGGGAATTCGTTTTCTGGGGCTATTGCAAAAACGATAGCTGGGGCTTCAAATTTGTCGTCTTTGAGTATCTTCAAGAACAATTTTTCGGGTAGTTTGCCTGAAGAGATTGGGTTTTTGGAAAATTTGAAGGATTTTGCAGGGAGTAATAATTGGTTTAGTGGGTCGTTACCAGCAAGTATAGTGAATCTTGGACAACTGGAAAGACTTGATCTTCATAACAATGTGTTCTCTGGTAAGCTTCCAAGTGAAATCCattcttggaagaagatgaATGAGCTGAATCTTGCAAataatgatttttcgggaaggATCCCTGAGGAAATCGGGAGCTTATCTGGATTAAATTATCTTGATTTATCGGGGAATAAATTTTCAGGGGCAATACCGAGTGGATTGCAGAATTTGAAGCTAAATCAATTCAATTTATCAAGTAATCGGTTATCCGGAGATATTCCTGCATTATATGCCAAGAAAATGTACAGGAGCAGCTTCTTGGGAAACCCCAAACTTTGTGGAGAGATTGATGGTCTGTGTGATGGCAGAGCTCGAGCAAAAAACATTGGTTATCTTTGGATGATAAGGTCAATTTTTATTCTTGCTGGGTTGGTGCTTATTGTGGGAATTGCTTGGTTTTACTGGAGGTACATGAATTTCAAGAAGGTGAAAAGTGCCATTGATAAATCGAAGTGGACGTTAATGTCGTTTCATAAATTGGGATTCAGCGAATATGAAATCTTGGGTGCTCTCGATGAAGATAATGTGATTGGGACCGGTGCTTCTGGGAAAGTTTACAAGGTTGTTCTAAGTAATGGTGATGCAGTGGCTGTGAAAAAGCTTTGGGGGGGCTCAAAATTAGTTGATGAGAATGTAGATGTTGAGAAAGGTGCTCCTATTCATAATGATGGATTTGAGGCGGAGATTGAGACACTTGGGAAGATTAGACATAAGAATATTGTTAGGTTATGGTGTTGTTGTACGACAAGAGATTGCAAACTTTTGGTTTATGAGTACATGCCTAATGGCAGCTTGGGTGATTTGCTTCACAGTAACAAGAGTGGATTGCTGGACTGGCTAACGAGGTATAAAATTGCTATGGACGCTGCAGAGGGTCTTTCTTATTTGCATCACGATTGTGTTCCCCCAATTGTGCACAGAGATGTAAAATCCAACAATATCTTGTTAGATGAGGATTTTGGAGCTCGAGTTGCTGATTTTGGTTTGGCAAAGACAGTTGATGCAATTGGAAAGGGGAGCAACTCTATGTCTGTCATTGCCGGATCTTGTGGTTACATTGCACCAGGTTAGCAACGACTGTAATTTACATTCCCTTTTAATGTTATGCATTAGGCATTTCTATCTCTATGCTTGCAATATAGTTTACTTGGCTGCATTATATCATGAAAGCCTACTACGATTATTGGACTCTTAGTTTTATAGGAAGTAGATTAGAGCTGCCGCTGCCAACGTAATATCTGGTTTTTCCATATACAACACTAATTCTTTGTTGCCTAGATTCACATAGCACAAGTTACTATATCTTTAATTGGTTGAAATAGTTAGAACCTCCAGTTTGTCTGCCTGCCAAATTCAAAAGTATCATTTGCTTTCAGTAGATTTCTCTTTGAGGTATTACAAAAGCTTTAATAAATCATCTCTTCTAATTACTGCAGAGTATGCCTACACACTCCGGGTGAATGAAAAGAGTGATACATACAGCTTCGGTGTTGTTATTCTTGAGTTGGTCACGGGAAGACTGCCAGTTGATCCTGAGTTTGGAGAGAAGGATTTGGTCAAGTGGGTCTGCACAACTCTGGATCAGAAAGGCATAGACCATGTACTCGACCCAAAACTAGATTCATGTttcaaggaagaaatatgcaaACTCCTCAATGTCGGTCTTCTCTGCACTAGTCCGCTACCTATTAACCGTCCTTCTATGAGAAGAGTCGTAAAACTGTTGCAAGAAATAGGTGGCTTCGAAGGCCAAATGAAAAGTGTTAACAAGGACGGGAAGTTGACGCCATATTATTATGAAGATGCCTCGGATCAGGGAAGTGTAGCCTAATATGTCCTGGATATGTGGTTTTTTCTTCTGCAGCATGATACTACAAGAGGAAATTGGCAGGTACACAGACTCTGCAGTCTGCCCTTCCGTCCATCCGCTCCCTGCCTAATTTTTTCCTCAACACGGTGCAGCCAGCTTCTGCAGAGTTACAATGGACTGGTATAAGTTCTGGAAATATAGATTTGAGATCTCACTAATAGTAACCAATGGTGTATGTATGCTTGTTTGTAGATTCTGTGTGTATTAAATTGCCAGGTTTCCCCCAATGAGGTCAAGTTTTTGGCTCACTGATTAAAGTGGCCACCCCTTAGTATATTTGTTAGGACCCCTTACTTTTGAATTTGTATTAGCATCACCTTTTTTTTATGAATCAAAACTCAAAAGAGCAAAAAGGGCTTCCTCTATTATCAAGTTATAAAAGTTAGTGCTACCTTAATTTATCTGATAATGTGCTCAATGTGCTCTGCTGCATCTTTTGGTGGTGTATTTAAATGGTAGGTGTTTTATGGCCCAGTCTCATTTATATGCTCAAAGGACTTCTGAACTACGATAATAATACACTTGTGCACTATTTGAAATACAGATTTTGCAGAGCCTGTAAGCAGTCTGACCAAAAGATGATAAACATATATCTCTTGGTCTCTCCCTGTTCTCAACTCATGCAGTTGTTTATACAGCCTTGTatggttatttatttattttctatctGTTTTTTTCCTCAAAGTGTACAATTTAGCTGCACATTGTACGTGGTCACATTCAGAGAAATGCCAAAGCACTGCAGAGTGCAGACTAATTCATTTCAGACTATTATACATGCTTGTGCCATTTTTTGAAAACAATCTCTCATCCTTCCTGCCTCCTTTTCTTCTCGAAGAGCGGCCTTGAATTCACTGAGAGAGACTTATTTATGTAGAAGAATTCGTATGATCAATAATATTCATGTAATGACATATATTAGtaatgataatattaatatatttacaaataaattttaGTAAGATGAGCTAAAATTTTAGAAGGAACTTAAATCTatactattatatacttatatataataagcgtaagggagataatttggtcatatggtcctctggtccaaaagcttatcatccgttggatcttatattgaataaataagcaccgttagattggaaaattaacttctgttctacaaggcaactgatatcaccttgcatatttataattccttttctgaatccaaaacaaattctgtctttcacgtgtatatgatttttttagtcccaaataaatatttcataccagttttattcgtagaatcatatatatctcaccgtcacaatttttttataatatattttaaaattaataagccggatttatgtgattagcaaatacaaaatttttttcttaatccaaaatagattctaccttcttattgcatgtttatgattccttttcttaattcaaaaacaaattatgtttatcaattttaatttagaaccatataaattttttgaaaaatatttaaatcacattatatatattttttattttttttaacctaGGAACCCGCAACCGCTACCCTTCGGATCACGCAATAGCGTTAATCCACCCTttgggagtcgaacctgtgaccaagaggatacatgtcctctctttaaccagctaAACCAACCCTTACGGGCTATTTAAATCAcactataataattctaatataaaatacatttataaatataatataataagagttggcaataacgtattccactcaaaatatattaaaatttgatagaaagaatttaatacttggcagggtacatacgagaaaaggaatggcttcattacaatagtttatttgaagccattaatggctgtgatgatgtatttaccacagttctaacttacaaacaaattataatttcgaattttattttattgaaaattttaatttattatttataaattaaatttctccacaccatttaaaatatatttaagaaatttataaataattaaaaagctcccgtgccttgcacgggctataaactagtactattaaagtcgaaacattaaaagtttggtcggtcggtcggtacttgggctaattatgggcctatctatacaaacaattattctttttaacccaaacatgttatcttttttatattttctaactaaaaccactcaatcttctaaattaACATTGAGCAACATATCAATTACCTTCTCTAACTAAAACATATCatctttttagattttctaactaaaacgctcatcttctaaaataatacgggcagcataatataaaaagataacattattatatataattataaataaaataatcgatgatatttttcaactaaaattaaaattatttttaaatactctaatgaccATCataccgaaacattaaaagtttggccGATCGGTCGATATGTGAGTCGAGATACGAGTCtatttatataaccaattattctttttaactgaaatatattatctttttatattttttaactaaaaaaactcaattttctaaaataacatcgagcaatatagtaattaattttttaactaaaacatattataaaattaattaaatttataatatatactataaaataacaaatatattaaccgCCCGTgtattgcacgggttataagctagtataaaataaataagaaaaactaTAAGAGTGGCGGTTCTTAAGCCTGCCCGGTGCTGTCATAAGAATGTTTctatcaatatataaatattgaaaaaaccATACCTCACGGACAGTTGTCAAAAGCGGAAATCGAACTTAGTCGGTGAAGACACCGTCCaacgattaatcggataatcggagattaatcagaGTGATTAACTGGattattaattgtaattaatttaatattatttttatcggAGTGACTTTTTTCGATTAATTCTGtcttttgaccgattaatcttttatttgacCAATTTTGAGGGAAAACGATTTTCtaccgattaacgcttaatcgagacggtgaCCGACAGAATaacgattaatcggcgattaatcgggattaatccaGTAAATGAAATAATACAACCACAAAATCTGGATATGAGAATAATcagaatcaataatttttttcatatggTCCAAAAGCCTAATCTATACTAAGAAACAAAAGAAGGAACGAGCTAATTAATGTGAAAGTGATCTGTATTGAATTGTCATTTGAGCAACTTTAGCAGGCCCTCTTGGCCACACACAGTGTTACGTTATGAATTTGTTTCCCAGTTGGAAAAAGACATTATATAGTGCTGATATTGGTCCCAGATCCTAGCAGTTTATATATAATGTCAactttgattttaaaataatttaattttcttctcttttaaaaagaataattttaaaaaagatatagGTCACAAATCATTTATTAATGATAGTTTTAATGGTGGCCACTTTATAACTGTGGCCTGAAACTTTATCTGGGTTTTGGGGCCAGCTGACAAGATTCGTACTTGTAAAAATGTCTTATGGCCCATGAGATGAGCCCAAACTGAACagttgtttgtgtatatataggcCCATGTAATTAGTAGTGCTGGCCTACCTGGTACTTGGTTGATGATGTACTAGGGTGATCACGGTCTGGTTTAAACCGCAAAATCCGCATAAACCAATCCGATattaatccgatccaaaccgaaaccgaaatgaggtttacggtttcggttcgactaatttaaaaaaccgcagtttgtgggttggtttcagttttatattaaaccaacccgttataaaaccgaaccgcatatatatatatacattttgtaatgttctacatgcgaaacttatatgatgttcaagattttaaagtgaaataatgattttgtacaacatgatgtgcaaaactatacgttttgcaatgtttttatgcaatatttcacttacagaacataagtggtctccacggtctccgataaaagtggtctccatagaactttactatatatatatatatatatatatatatatatatatatatatatatatatatatatatatatatatatatatatatatatatatatatatatatatattatatacaaaatattagttttacataaatatattaattttttaatttatacttgcTAAGTTGTTTACTTGCTTACCTTATCAATACCAACTACAAGTCATATCAATTCAGTAATCCACAACTTCGGTTCAactttatgcattttattagactaaaatttgtattttaatttaactatgtgAAATTATGTAAATTGAGACAAAATGATCCTCTATTTTCTAGTATTATTCATGAATTCTCATTTATGATTATAAGCCTTCGTCATAAACCGATCAATCCGCTTAACCGAACCATtaaaaaccgcaccgcttgGTCCGGGTTAATTGGTTTGCGGGTCGCGGATTGgtttgagaatttaaaataccGCTAATATatggttcggttccggttctacctccaacccgaaccaaaccggaccgcgatcacccctatgATGTACAGGAGACTGTACTCTCAATTATATATCTCCAACAAATATAATAATGGGAAAATTAAATTACAGGTCCCTGGactattgacgttttattgtTTAGGTTCTTCAATTAAAGATTTCGTATTTCAGGTAACTTAACTTTTCCATTTTCTGATTTAAgtcttttcgtcaaaaaaattCTAATGGTGTTACCTAGGGTTCTTAAGTTTCATATagatcaaagcaattttgaaggtgttgGTGATATTCAAACTcaaagttcaagtagtcaaattgaagtTTGAATCATTAGCGACACTCATATAACAACAATTTTCACAAACtagatttaatttaaacaaacccCAAATTGGACCATAAATATAGGGTTCTTTAGCGAATTTAGGgacctaaatttataaaattttgaattgaacATAGTTTGTGAAAATTGGTATCATACGAGTGTCGCTAGTTaatttgactacttgaactttgaatttggatatcactaacaccttcaaaattgctttgatctgtatgaaattcaagaaccctagttaacaccgTTAAAATCTTTTTAACGGAAGGATTTAGATCAGAAAACAGAAAAGTTAAATGACttgaaatacaaaattttttagTTCAAGGACCTAAACAATAAAACGttaatagttcagggacctataatttaattttccgaTTCACAAAATATAGAGTCAGTTGCCTTTGAATATTTGGGTTGCTTACATATCAGCAACCAAGAGACCCATTCGACTTTCTCTTGGAAGATTTAGATCGAGAGTTAATTCCTAAAGACAACTTGAGTAGGATCCGCATACACTGCATGCATATATAGGTCTTATTTTACAGAATTTTGGTGATATTTAACAATGAATCAGTAGCGCAAACATGCATGCAACAGATAACTTAAGAAGCTAGTCTTGATCTTGCAAGCTAACAATCAATACATGAAAGTATCACATTTTTAGTTCTTCAAATGAAGAACCAGCTTGTCCAAATTATTAGAAGATGATCCATCTGAAGCACAGGCCTTTTCTGCCATTCCCTTCCATTCCAAAGCCTTGTTTCTCATTTTCTTACCTTCCACTCCATCCATCAGTAGCCTAACCAGCTTCTCCACATCATCTCTAGTACAATCATTCCGAATCTCCATTCCGCACTCCCAGTCACACATGTACTTGCAGTTTATTGTTTGATCTCCGAAGAAGGGCCAACAGAGCATCGGCACTCCAGCTGATATGCTCTCTATGGTTGAGTTCCATCCTCCATGTGTCAAGAACCCTCCCACTGCCGCGTGGTTGAGGACGTCCTCTTGGGGACACCAGCCCGAAATAAGTCCTCTGTTCTTGATTGCCTCCAAAAATTCAACTCCCAAAGTAACTGTGGATTCACCCATGATCAAATCTGGCCTAATTATCCATATGAAGCTGCAGTTGCTGTTAGCAAGCCCCCAACCAAACTCCATAAGCTGCTCTGCAGACATGACTGTTATGCTTCCAAAGTTCACGTAAACGACAGAATCAGCTTCTTTTGAGTCCAGCCATTCAAGGCATTTGGTTTCCTCTTTCCAAAGACTGTATCCGATGCTCTTGAGACGCTCTGTTTGATCTGATGGTATTTGGTTGAGGAGCATCTGTTGAGGGCCTATTGCGTATACAGTGGTGAACATCGATGAGATGGCATTTACAAGTTCTTCTTCCAAATCATCGAAGGTATGAAGTACATTAGCGGTACCATTCGTCGCTCTCTGAGTAGAATTCACTATGAAATTGAACACAAAATCATTTGGATCTGTAATTCTGATATGGCTTGGGAGATCGCCCAAACGGATTTCTGGGATTCCCGGTATCCAGTCAATGATGGTGTCCAAATACCCGTTTGTTAAATAGCTCGCATCTGCAGCATAACGTACATGCAGATTTTCGTTAATTGTTACTCCATCGGTCAAATGagaaatatatgtatatggaGGGGCACAGAGGttaaaaaatgtataatttagtgaagaaaagtaagaaaagtggatAAAGTAGTGAGaccaattaatataaaatgtataaagtaggtgtAGGTACAAAGTAGTAAgtgtagttaaatttttattacaaaatttactattttcGGAACGTATACAACTGAGTGAAACGTCCCAAAAGtaaaactgtatagaaataaatgagacggagggagtgtGGAATATTAGAAATTATACCTTTTAATGGGATAATACCTCGTTCAAGGGCATTTTTGAACTGATAAAATCCCATGAATCCACAGGCAGAGATTGTCCACATCAAAACGATAGGAATTCCTAGTGACTGTGCCGCATCAGCTGTAAATGGCATGAAACCG is a window from the Daucus carota subsp. sativus chromosome 8, DH1 v3.0, whole genome shotgun sequence genome containing:
- the LOC108192578 gene encoding receptor-like protein kinase HSL1 translates to MPSHLSLLLLSLFSFYFLSTLSLNPEVDYLYQIKLTFDDPDNVLASWTANDTSPCHWYGVSCDPITKLVTSLDLSDSNLFGEFPMLACKLPHLKSISLYNNSINSTLSEQVGSCGSLEYLNLAQNLLTGMLPAGLSRIGGLKVLDLSGNNFSGDIPASFGEFRSLEAISLVENLLNGVVPGFLGNIWSLKQLNLSYNPFLPGRIPPEFGNLTNLEVLWLTGCNLMGEIPDSLGRLSNLIDLDLAINNLRGAVPSSLTELTRVVQIELYNNSLSGELPRFGWGNMKALRLLDASMNELTGTIPDELCELPLESLNLYENDLQGSVPVGIAKSVNLYELRLFGNRFTGELPRDLGKNSPMLWMDVSNNEFSGELPGSLCEKGVFEELLVISNKFSGEIPVGLAKCRSLTRVRLGYNRFSGEVPEGFWGLPHVYFLELAGNSFSGAIAKTIAGASNLSSLSIFKNNFSGSLPEEIGFLENLKDFAGSNNWFSGSLPASIVNLGQLERLDLHNNVFSGKLPSEIHSWKKMNELNLANNDFSGRIPEEIGSLSGLNYLDLSGNKFSGAIPSGLQNLKLNQFNLSSNRLSGDIPALYAKKMYRSSFLGNPKLCGEIDGLCDGRARAKNIGYLWMIRSIFILAGLVLIVGIAWFYWRYMNFKKVKSAIDKSKWTLMSFHKLGFSEYEILGALDEDNVIGTGASGKVYKVVLSNGDAVAVKKLWGGSKLVDENVDVEKGAPIHNDGFEAEIETLGKIRHKNIVRLWCCCTTRDCKLLVYEYMPNGSLGDLLHSNKSGLLDWLTRYKIAMDAAEGLSYLHHDCVPPIVHRDVKSNNILLDEDFGARVADFGLAKTVDAIGKGSNSMSVIAGSCGYIAPEYAYTLRVNEKSDTYSFGVVILELVTGRLPVDPEFGEKDLVKWVCTTLDQKGIDHVLDPKLDSCFKEEICKLLNVGLLCTSPLPINRPSMRRVVKLLQEIGGFEGQMKSVNKDGKLTPYYYEDASDQGSVA
- the LOC108198970 gene encoding 7-deoxyloganetin glucosyltransferase-like; this encodes MDSSTKAGEKQGHVVCIPYPAQGHIKAMLKMAKLLNSKGLSITFVNTEFNHKRFLKSGGLENIESLPSFRFEAIPDGLPPSDADATQDIPELCRAIIENDMLPAFQNLLAKLNAGTHQVTSILSDGFMPFTADAAQSLGIPIVLMWTISACGFMGFYQFKNALERGIIPLKDASYLTNGYLDTIIDWIPGIPEIRLGDLPSHIRITDPNDFVFNFIVNSTQRATNGTANVLHTFDDLEEELVNAISSMFTTVYAIGPQQMLLNQIPSDQTERLKSIGYSLWKEETKCLEWLDSKEADSVVYVNFGSITVMSAEQLMEFGWGLANSNCSFIWIIRPDLIMGESTVTLGVEFLEAIKNRGLISGWCPQEDVLNHAAVGGFLTHGGWNSTIESISAGVPMLCWPFFGDQTINCKYMCDWECGMEIRNDCTRDDVEKLVRLLMDGVEGKKMRNKALEWKGMAEKACASDGSSSNNLDKLVLHLKN